ccGCAAGATATAGGcggctggttggtaaattaaattaccccacagtgactagacctgacatttcctttcatgtgagtgttgtgagtcagtttatgaattctccctgtgatagtcattgggatgcagttatCCGCATTAttcggtatataaaatcagctccagCCAAATGATTATTatttgaggatcgaggccatgagcagatcgttggatactcagatgtTGATTGGGCATGATCACCTTCtaatagacgttctacgtctggatattgtgtcttAGTATGAGgtaatttggtgtcttggaagagcaagaaataaaatgtagttgctcggtctagtgcagaagcagaatatcaaGTAATGACTATGGCAACGTGTAAGCTAATTTGGATTAAACAGTTTCTCAAGGAGTTGTTATTTGGTGAGATCAGCCAAAtggaacttgtgtgtgataatcaagaTGCTCTTTATATTGCAtcaaatccagtgttccatgagagaactaaacacattgagattgattgtcatcttgtcagagaaaagatactctaaGGAGATaatgctacaaagtttgtgaatgatcagcttgcagacattttcaccaagtccctcactggtcctcgtattagttacatatgtGACAAGGTCGGTACATGTGATTTGTAtgcaccagcttgagggggagtgttagataaTTATATAGTTAATATATAATTAGTCGGAGTCCCACATTGAATAGAAGTAGGATATGTATTATGTATAGTTAtaaatagggctcattgtattATAATTTAAtacatcaataatatattttttctcgTGCTTTCTCACAGACTCCTTGAAGATGCAACGAAGAAAATGCTAACATGGAGAGAGATAATGCAGCATATGCTAACATAAAACCCAAGCTTTTTAGCTTCCATGATTTGCAGTAAACTCAACTGCAAAAAGAGATCTGCCTTTTCCAGTAAGGCCACATTTAAACTATGGTACAACTAGTGGTATCAGATGAGAAAAACAGATGAACATCTATAAAAGAGCTTGTTAGCCTGCAAAATTTAGAACTCGTGGAAAAGTTCACAAGTAAAGGAAGTATTCTGCAGCAATAAAGGAATTAAAGATATAAAACTTACCGATGGATGCAGTGTAACAACAGCAAAGACGAAGATGACTATAAGGGTCATCACTATAAAGAAAGTGTTAAGCCCACAGTCATGTCCAGATGGAGTGAAAAAGTGGAAGAGCAGTCCATTGAAGGCAAAGGCAGCCACGTAACATACAAGTGAAACAACAAGCAACGCCACATACCTGAAAACACACAATAACAAAGTCCAAGCAAGAACAGGGAGAGAGATTAGAAtgaagagaatggcgagaacagCTAACATTGATATGCAGTACATGATGCAACTAACCAGAATTGCTCATCGTATCCAACCCATTTGTCATTCCAACTATGCACAAAATCCAACAAGAGCACAACTTGCACAAGGAGAAATAGTCCAGAACCAAACTTGGAAATTGTCTCTgtatatacaatttttttttttaataaggaTCTGTGTATAATCAAATAAATAACTCATGTGcttctcaagaaaagaaaaaacactcAGGTGCAAATCCACGTGTATGGGAAATAGAGTTTGAAATTTTGCACAATAATTCGCAGGAATTTCAAAAGGACAGCTCATCTTATCTACACCTTACCACTCACTATATGTAGTGCAGCAAATTAGCTAAccaagaaaaaaagagaatacCTCATTCTTCTAATTATTTTGTCTTAGATGATACTCTAGATACTCGCCTTAACGCCTTGAATAAAATTGGCGCAACAATGTGGAAGTCTTAATCACTCTGACAGAGAAAGACAATATATTATAGTTGTCTTTCTCACTACAGCAGCAGTGAAACATTAGGATCTCCagtattttgaaaagtatttctTTTAGTATGGTCCTATGGGAATATATTTCTTGCCTTAACGTGATACTCAAATTATTCGGAGAATCCAATGAGCAGAATCCTGAATCATAATTCCTTATACTAAAAGACACAATGTTCATTACCTAGAACTGCCCAAGACAGCTCGAAAGACTAAAATGTGCATGCTCAAGACCCATACCTCAATGACACAATTTACTAACCCAGGTGAACCACTGGAAACGACTAATGATTACACAAAATAAATTAGCACGTCTTGACAAATTCGAGTTCACTTCTTGCAATTTTCATGCGAAGCAAAATAGAAGTGATATCAAAATTCACACCAGTCGTGCTATGACAAAAGTCAACTAAGTCAAGGGAGGCTGCTACTTCCGAAAAAGTTAAGCCGCCAATGGAATCCGATTCCCTGGAGGAATCATCATTCATCACTACACTGATGGAGAGATTGGCCTATGCCTCCACATGAAACTCATTGAGGTAATTTAACTTGACAAAAGATACAACTAGGTGCTGTAACAATGACATCACTGAGCAGAAAAAGGAGTAGTGaacaaaagggggggggggggcacaACAAAATAATATTACAAGCACATTATGCTCCAGAAAAGGGTATAAGGTAGTTAAACGGATTtttaaactttttataattatacataGAGGGGAAGGAGAGTGGGTAATGAGGGAGCAGAGTACATACGGGAATCAAACCCTCACTAACAAGGCGGAGGTATGGATAGCCCACCCAGTGAGCTACCCTGAATCCCAAGTTAAACAGATATGAAAAATCCATATAATAAtgatttactttattatttaagCAAACTTGTgtctttctctctctacctctctctctctctctctctttttttttttgtgtgtgtgtggggtGGGGGGGTTGAACAATAAGATTAAAAACTAAGGTGTATTCCTTAGGGATGATATTGCTTACCATAGAAGCTGATGATTCCATTTGGAAGGAAAAACATAAATATTACCATGAGGCACCAGCAAATGATTTTCATCATCCAACCTCCATGGTGCATACTGTCACGCGGGTCTTTCTGGTTCTTCACACCAATCATTAAGATTGCTAAGATAGTGAAAAATAGGAAGTTCCCCAGACTAACCCGAAGCACAGCATCTGTCTCAAACCACTCTCTGTTCGGTGTCGAATGAAAGCTATTAATCCCTGCAATGTAATAAACATTAAAGATGTCTTGGAATATCAGAAAAGCCCTAGGAGTAAAAACGATAATGTCAGTCAAACTATTTCAAAATAAAGGTTGTAGATTTAAGGCGCTACTGATAAGCTCACAATATAACCTCAAAGCATTAACTGGGCTGAAAGGGACAGTAGAGAGTGAGAAagacacacgcacacacacacataagTATTTCATCCTATGACTCAATGATCAGACATTTGCACACAAAGACGGCTTGCCAAAGCTTCACTATTGCTAATCACATAATTAAAGACTCGGAAGCTTGATACCAGAAATTCAGAGAAGCAAAGCCAGCAAGCCAAAAGTGTTTCTGGCCATTTTCGTCCATTAAGTATATTTGACCTTCATTTATTATCAAAAAGAGTTTCACCACAAGTAACAAAGGACAGCAACTGGTTTGCGTTTTTGTTCTTAACTCTTCACTTCTAAATTTTTTAGCAGTATGGAGCACTACCTGACCATTATAACCTTTTGAGGAAAATTTTCCTCAAAAAGTTCTCTAGTTTATATCACCTTGCTTTCGTTAAACCTCAAGGAAGACAACACTGAGAGATAGTAAATTAATTATTCAATACAACAGCTCTTCTGCTTCAAATGCTACCTAAGCTCGCAGATGCACATAACTATGTGGGTCTTCCATCCTTCACCATCTTAAAACATTCCTAATAACCAAAGATGCAATTGGCAATTCGCGTTGCACTCATCATTATTGCATAGGCAAGTTTTCCAGGTCGAATTGACATGGCTGAGAATCAAATCACGGGCAGACGTGTTCTACAAATTCAAGATGTAATCTTTCTCGAgattaataaaattttgatcaGTAGAAGGGGTTACAAATTCCTTAAATATCAGTTTAAAACATAAGTCCTTAATTGGCCCATGAGAAGCATCAAATTACTAACAAATCCTTGTCAAGGATACAAATTTGATTTGGTATTTCGTAGTTTTAGCTGAGAATGACTTATATTTTGGTAAAGCACCAAGCTTTTCCAAATAAATGTGATAGCATAGTATCGAACATTTAGAGAGACTGAGTTGGATGAAGATGCTTAAAGCCAATAACACAAGAGGCGGACCATAGATATAGCAATTAGCCATCTGTACATCAGGGTGCCAACGTTAGAATTGAAGTTAATAATACCGGACAACAGGAGAAAGCTCTGACAAGTTAAAAGCTCATGCATCATGATTGTAGGGAAAAAAACCTTACATGGTATTTTCTCCAGTAAAGGAGCAGCAACCTCTCTAAGAATCCACGAGACAATGAGTGACAAAGCAAAAAGACCACAATAGGCAATCCTGGCGGAACGACGGCTGATCCCTGACACTACCGTACGGCAAGCGTCACAAGCGCACGCCGCGCAGCATGACGCAAGGCAAGAAGCTGCCcacatcttcacaaaagcctcTTAATCTAGCTCCTCCTCAAAGATTGTCCAATAGCAAACCCTGAAATCCCAAAATTGAACCTTTTATTGCACAGGAGAACAATTCCGTCGATCAATAAATAAATCGAACCATAATTCAAGCAATAATTAGGAGAAGTAATCGGTAAATTTGTTAAGGAGATCGTCTTTCCAATAAACCCTAAGTACAGGAATTAAGAAAACGACAAACGAGCCACGAATCAATAATCATAAAGAGTTAGCATTATAGAAGAGAAAGTCCACCGGAGGGTTTAACTAGAACGATA
This DNA window, taken from Nicotiana tabacum cultivar K326 chromosome 4, ASM71507v2, whole genome shotgun sequence, encodes the following:
- the LOC107796094 gene encoding uncharacterized protein LOC107796094 isoform X2, with protein sequence MWAASCLASCCAACACDACRTVVSGISRRSARIAYCGLFALSLIVSWILREVAAPLLEKIPWINSFHSTPNREWFETDAVLRVSLGNFLFFTILAILMIGVKNQKDPRDSMHHGGWMMKIICWCLMVIFMFFLPNGIISFYETISKFGSGLFLLVQVVLLLDFVHSWNDKWVGYDEQFWYVALLVVSLVCYVAAFAFNGLLFHFFTPSGHDCGLNTFFIVMTLIVIFVFAVVTLHPSVGGSILPASVLSLYCTYLCYSALASEPRDYECNGLHKHSKAVSSGSLALGLLTTVLSVVYSAVRAGSSTTLLSPPSSPRAGKPLLPLDKVDEEEEKERAKPVTYSYSFFHLIFSLASMYSAMLLTGWSTSVGESGKLVDVGWPSVWVRIVTGWATAALFIWSQVAPILFPEREF
- the LOC107796094 gene encoding uncharacterized protein LOC107796094 isoform X1 yields the protein MWAASCLASCCAACACDACRTVVSGISRRSARIAYCGLFALSLIVSWILREVAAPLLEKIPWINSFHSTPNREWFETDAVLRVSLGNFLFFTILAILMIGVKNQKDPRDSMHHGGWMMKIICWCLMVIFMFFLPNGIISFYETISKFGSGLFLLVQVVLLLDFVHSWNDKWVGYDEQFWYVALLVVSLVCYVAAFAFNGLLFHFFTPSGHDCGLNTFFIVMTLIVIFVFAVVTLHPSVGGSILPASVLSLYCTYLCYSALASEPRDYECNGLHKHSKAVSSGSLALGLLTTVLSVVYSAVRAGSSTTLLSPPSSPRAGAGKPLLPLDKVDEEEEKERAKPVTYSYSFFHLIFSLASMYSAMLLTGWSTSVGESGKLVDVGWPSVWVRIVTGWATAALFIWSQVAPILFPEREF